Genomic window (Chondrocystis sp. NIES-4102):
CCTGAATCTGAAGATAATGAATTAATGGCGCAATGGGATGATCATAACTCCATTTCTGACGAATTTAATCTTGATACAACATCTGAATTTGAAAGTGAAGGTGAAAGCTTAAGTTTAGAGGCTTTAACCTCAGACAACTCGGAATTTGAGGATGAAGCATTTAGTTTAGAGGCTTTAACCTCAGACAACTCTGAAAGTGAGAGTGAAAGCTTTAGTTTAGATACAACATCTGAATCTGAATTTGAAAGTGAAGATGAAAGCTTAAGTTTAGAGGCAATACCTGAATCGGAAGATGATCAGATAATGGCAGGATGGGATAATGACAACTCCATTTCTGACGAATTTAATCTTGATACAACATCTGAATTTGAAAGTGAAGGTGAAAGCTTAAGTTTAGAGGCTTTAACCTCAGACAACTCGGAATTTGAGGGTGAAGCATTTAATCTAGATACAACATCTGAATCTGAATCTGAATCGGAAAGTGAAGATGAAAGCTTAAGTTTAGAGGCAATACCTGAATTTGAATCGGAATTTGAAAGTAAGAGTGAAGCATTTAGTTTAGATGCAACACCAGAATCTGAAGATGATCAGATAATGGCAGGATGGGATAATGACAACTCCATGTCTCCAGAATTTAATCTCGATACAACACCCGAATCTGAAAGTGAAGGTGAAGCATTGAGTTTGGATGCAGTAACCCCAGAAAACTTGGAATTTGAGGGTGAAAGCTTTAGTTTAGATGCAACACCAGAATCTGAAGATGATCAGATAATGGCAGGATGGGATAATGACAACTCCATGTCTCCAGAATTTAATCTCGATACAACACCCGAATCTGAAAGTGAAGGTGAAGCATTGAGTTTGGATGCAGTAACCCCAGAAAACTTGGAATTTGAGGGTGAAAGCTTTAGTTTAGATGCAACACCAGAATCTGAAGATGATCAGATAATGGCAGGATGGGATAATGACAACTCCATGTCTCCAGAATTTAATCTCGATACAACACCCGAATCTGAAAGTGAAGGTGAAGCGTTTAGTTTAGAGGTAATAACCCCAGAAAACTCGGAATTTGAGGATAAAGCATTTAATCTAGATGCAACACCTGAATCTATATCTGAATTTGAAAGTGAGAGTGAAGCATTTAGTTTAGATACAACATCTGAAAGTGAAGGTGAAGCGTTTAGTTTAGAGGTAATAACCCCAGAAAACTCGGAATTTGAGGATAAAGCATTTAATCTAGATGCAACACCTGAATCTATATCTGAATTTGAAAGTGAGAGTGAAGCATTTAGTTTAGATACAATACCCGAATCTGAAGATGATCAGATAATGGCAGGATGGGATAATGATAACTCTATGTCTCTAGAATATAATTTAGATGCAACATCTGAATCTGATGATGAAGGTGAAGCATTTAATTTAGATGGGATAATTTCATCTGAGAATGATTTTATTATTGAGTCTGAATCTGAATTATTTAGTATAGAAGAAGATCAATCTAATAACTTCAATGTTTCTATGGACGAATTTATTGCTCAAGATGATTTTCAAACAGAAGTGGGATTAAATTGGGAGCAAGACTCAAGTGAATTAAGTTCTTTGGAATCTGTTGAAGAAAAGTTGGGAGAACTAAATAAAATTTCTGACGAATCATTGGAAGAATTAAATGATTTATTAATTTCTGTTCAAGATGATCATTTAGTTCAAGGCAATAAAGAATTAGATGAAATTTACAAAGAAGACAAGATAAATAGTTGACTATATTTGATTAGTTAACTCGGATATATAGACTTAGAAAAAATCTAAGTCTTTTTTTGCGATCGCTTTTCAATTCAAAGAGTAAGAATTGATAAACTTAATATTATCTACAATTATAAAATTAACCACAGATAAATTATCAATGGGAAGCGAACAAATCACTTTACTTTCTAGTCGAGAAATTGAGAAAATGCGACGAGCAGGAGCTTTAGCAGCAGAATTGTTAGATTTTTTGACTCCAATGGTTAAACCTGGGGTTAGTACAAAGGAGATCAACGATGCTGCTGAAGCCTGGACACAAGAAAAAGGAGCAATAAGCGCACCTTTAGGATATGGACCTGCGGATAATCCTTTTACTGCGTCGCTATGCACTAGCGTTAACGAAGTGATTTGTCATGGTATTCCTAATGCCAAACAAATACTTAAAGATGGAGATATCATAAACATTGATGTTACTCCAATAGTTGATGGTTATCATGGCGATACTTCGAGAACTTTTTTTGTTGGTACTCCATCCCCGAAAGCTAAAAAATTAGTGGAAGTCACTGAAGAGTGTTTAAGAAGAGGTATTGCAGCAGTTAAACCTGGTGCAAGAATTAATGATATAGGCGCAGCAATTCAAACCTACGCTGAGGAAAATGGCTTTTCTGTAGTTAGGGATTTTGTAGGACATGGAATAAGCCATATTTTTCACACTGCGCCCCAAATTCCTCATTATTATGATCCAAGACAGAAAAGGAAATTAAAACCAGGAATGGTATTTACAATTGAACCAATGATTAACGAAGGTACTTGGGAAGCTGTTATGTTAGATGATGGTTGGACAGCAATTACCAAAGATGGCAAGCTATCCGCTCAATTTGAACATACTATTGCTGTTACTCAGGATGGAGTCGATATTTTAACTTTAAATAATTAATATTCCGAACGGCGAATATTAAAACAACACCAATCTTTTCTTTTCCACAATGCAGCAACAGTCCATCCCTGTTGCTCTACAACATCCGCAATTTGATCAGCCTGAGTTAATAAAATTCCACTTAAGATTGCCCAACTTTTTTCGTGAGTAATTTGATTGAATTTGGGAAATAGATCTACAATTGTGTCAGCTAAAATGTTGCAAATAATGCCATCTAAAGCTTCTCCTATTTCAAGCAATTGTTCAATACTACCATCACGCACAATTAATCTATCTCGATCTATTTGATTGAGTTGACAATTACTACGACAAGTTTTAGCAGCCAAGGCATCAGTATCTACAGCATATACTTTTTTAGCACCTAATAAAATTGAGCCGATAGATAAAATTCCAGATCCACAGCCAATATCGGCTAAAGTCTGAACAGCAGCATTTTCATATAAGCGCATTTCTAAGGACTCTAGACATAATTGAGTGGTGGGGTGAGTTCCTGTGCCGAAAGCTGCACCTGGATCTAGACGTAATATTAGTTTTTCAGACTCTTCTGGAATTTCCCAAGCTGGATAAATTATAAAGCGATCGCCTATTTCTGTTGGTTGCCAATATTGTTTCCAGCCACTTGCCCAATCTTCTTCATCTATTAGATGCCATTGAGCCTCAGGTACAGATACTTCTAATAATTTTGCATCTTGTTCTAGCCATAAAGATAAAGCTGCCAGATCTAATAATTGAGTATTCATTTCGGGTATATACGTCCGAATTAGAATCTGTTTATCTTTATTACTCTGAGAGTCAGAATTTTCGTTGTTTTCTAGAATCTTAACCTCAGTAGCTGTCCCCGAACAACCAAACTTTTCGAGTCGCCAAAAGACCGATTCTTCTAGAACTGGCTCGCATTTTACGACGATCTCCCACCAACGATTAGACATGAATTTTTTTAGGTTTTAAGCTATATGAAAGATTATTGAACGTGAAACTGAATATGTTTCTTAACAATTACCATTTAATTAGTTTAGTTAGTCGTTAATTTGAATTTTCAATTAATGATCTAAAATTCTATTTTTACCTCTTCACCACTGTATGCCAAGATCCCAGCTTTATCCACTTTTGATCTAGCTTTATTTATAGTTTTCCCAATATCGCCAAATTATTTAGCTTTTTCTAGGAATTTACTGTAAATATATGTATGGTAATTGGCAAGTTTCTGAAATAACAGGATTTGAATTAATTGTATCTGTGCTGTTGTCAGTTTGTCCTTGCTGTTGTTTGTACAATAACTGCTGAAAGAAATCTGATGTTTGTGCTGATGGCAATTGTTGTAAAACTTCCAGTAATTGGCAGGTTTGCTCTAATAATATTTCTACATTTACTCCTTGATGGATTGGCTGATAGTCACATAAGCGTCTAACTGCTTCTCCTAATAAAATAATCGCACCCTTTAAATTATCATTGCTAAGATGATAGCAACCTACTGCAACTTGTAAGATTCCTTGATAAAATCTTTTGTCAACTTCAGGTGCTTCTACCCAAATTGCTTCTAGAAGATCGTGACAAGAATAGTATTGTTGTTGATTAAATTCTGTAATTGCGCGCTGAAATTGTGTTTCTTCTACCATATTGATTTTTTATCAAGTTATTTATCGTAGTTACTCACAAAGTTGGTTGATTTCCTCGATGCTAATTGATTGTGTTTCCCCAGCAAAAGCGTTATCGGGAGTTAAAAATAGCATACAATGACATTTTTTTTCTTCTCTCATTGGTACACAAGGGCAATTCCAATAAGCTTTTTTAACCTCTGCTACTTTATCTTCATAATGACGACAGGGACATAAAGGCGCACCTAATTCTTCTTTATGTTTAGCCAACCCTTTAATTACCGCAGCAGTTACTGATAAGTCACTACAAAAATATGTTGTAGTACGTTGTGCATACTTCTGGGCAAATTTTCTCATTGATTCTAGATTTTTATCAAAACTTTCGCTTGTGGATGCAGGTTCTACTGTAGTCATGATTTTTTCAAATTAGTGAGATGGCAGGTTTTAGATGATGCTTTTAAGAATCTTGCTTGATTGAATCTGATTTTATTTAATAATTGCTAGTTAACTGCTAATTTTCAAGAGTTGCGAGATATTTATTTATGATTTGCAAATTTAAAAAATATATAGTAGCTTTGTCAAACAAATTAGATGCTGAAGTTTGGCAAGCGATGGGTAGCAATGTGAGAATCGTTCTACTTGATTGTATATGTAATGTTTATGATTCGATTAAATTGAATATTGCTACTTGAGAGAAAAAAAGTAGACGCTGTAGTTTCTAAAAATGCTAATACTTCAAGGGATGGTAAATTTCTAGATGTCGAATGGATAAATTATTAGTTATAAAGGACTAGTTATGTTAAATATTGAATTATTCTAATGTGTTTAATTCTAGATCACACACGAATTGTGTCAGAAGTATATAATACTTAGCTTTTTATGGAACTAGTGTCAGTATTTTAAGTAAACAAACACCTTACCGAACAATGTTTTGTGTGACCTACTATTAACTATGATGATTAATTATTGTTGCTTTTAAAGCTAGCTCATAACTTAAAATTCTAATAAGTTACTAATTATCTAGATTATGAACTCATCCAGTAATGGCAATAGCGAATATCTCGCCAGCAATAGCAAGCTACATCATGATCAAGACAATGGTACTAATTCCGCCAGTAGTGTCATTAGTGTTTTGATTGTTGATGATCAAAAAATGATTAGGGAGGGATTAAAAGCCTTAATTAAGACAGAACATGAGCTTGAAATAGTAGGCATTGCCGAAAATGGTGAAGATGCTGTTAAACAAGTGGAATTGCTTCGCCCTAACGTTGTTTTAATGGATATGGAAATGCCAGGAATGAATGGCATGGAAGCAACTCAGATTATTTGCCAGAGGTTTAATGATGTTAAAGTCTTAGTACTTAGTACTTTTGATAATCCAGAATATGTTTCTCGATCTCTAGGTTCGGGAGCGATGGGTTACTTGCTAAAAGGCACTCCTGCTAAAGAATTGACCGATGCTATTAGATCAGTTCATCGTGGTTATGCTCAAATTGGCCCAGGAATTTATCGTAATTTAACTTTACCTCAATTAGAAGAAGCAGGAAAACTATCCTTAACTTCTCCTTTGGCTACTCGTATTAAGGAAGTAGAAAGTCGTCCTGAGCGTTCATATCCACCTGGGGAATTGGTAACTACTAACTCCAGTAATCAAACCGCAGCTTTAGTTAATCGTAATCCTGGTGGTATTAGTCCGCGTAAATTTGAGCAAACGGTAATTTTACGTCGATCGCCGAAATGGTCTAGAGCTATTATCTGGGGAGTGATTAGTGTTACTACTTTTAGTTTGATTTGGGCTTATTTTGCCAAGATTGAACAGGTAATTGCTACTCAAGGGATCATTCAACCTAGTGATAAGTTGCAAGAAATACAAGTACCTACTAATGGTGTGGTACAAGAAGTTAAGGTAAAGGAAGGGCAACGGGTACAAAAAGGTGATGTACTATTAGTTTTAGATTCTACTACTTCTAAAGCACAAGTAAATTCTTTAGACCAAGTACGCAAGTCTTTGAGCGAGGAAAATAAATTTTATCGAGACTTGATGACGGGGAAAATTGATTCTAAAAATATTAATAGTGCGATCGCTAAGTCGGAAATGTCCCAAGCAATTGTTAATTTAACTCGTAATCGTACTGCACTTAAAGAAGAAAATGAATTGTTTAATGCTCTTTTAGGGCGTTCTGACAATAATCTTAATCCAGAGCAAAATGCTAGATTAGAAGCATCTCAAGCTGATATACAGCAACGTACTGCTGCTGCTAGATTGGAAGTGGAACAATTGGAAAGGCAGTTGGAACAAAATCGCATTCAATTGGATGATAATCGCGCCCAGTTGGCTACAGCTAAACAGAATTTGGCAGAAATTAAGCAGCGCAACCAAGAAGCGATGAGACAGGCGCAAGAAAGTTTGCAAATTGAACAGCAGACTCTAAAAGCTCTTTTACCTGTATTTGCTGAAGGGGGTATTGCTAAATATCAAGTTGATCAACAAAGGCAAAAAGTTAATGACCGCAATGCTACTATAGTTAATGCCCAAAAAGAAGGTAATTTGGAACGCGATCGCCAACAGCAAGAAGTAACTACTCTACAAGCGGAAATTCAACGTCTATTACAAGAGGGGCAAAGATTAAGTCTTGATATTTCTCAAGCAGGGCAACAATTAAATAATACTACCACCCTCTCGAAAAAAGAACTCTTAGATCAGATCGCGGAAAATCAAAAGCGGTTGTCAGAAATTGATAGTCAGCTTAATAAAACGATTGTGGAAAATGATAAACGCATTGCTGAAATTGATAGCCAAATGAGTAATGCGCAACAGAATCTTAAGTATCAAACTATTATCGCTCCTGTTACAGGAGATGTTTTTGATCTGCGTGCTTATCCTGGTTATGTACCTCCCGCAGGTCAAGCAGCCCGACCTGTTTTGCAAATTGTACCTACTGAGGATTTGATTGCGGAAGTATTTATTACTCCTCAAGATATTGGTTTTGTTAAAAAAGGTATGAATACAGATGTTCGTATCAGTGCTTTTAATTATAGTGATTATGGAGATATTAAAGGTAAAGTTGAGTTTATTAGTGCTAGTGCTTTAAAACCTGAACCTCCTTATGATTTTTTCCGCTATGTTGCCAAAATTAATTTGGATCAAGATTATCTCAATATTAATGGTGAGAAGAAATATATTCAGCCTGGTATGGAAGTTCAAGCAAATATCCGCATTAATGAAAACCGCACCGTTTGGGATTTGTTTGTGGGTAAATTTGTTGGCGGAATTGAAAAGATTAAGGAGTTAGAGTAATTTCACTGGGTGGGCATTAAAGCCTTGGTTAAAAAGCTGAAGTCTTTAAATTACGCCCACCGAATTAGTTGAAAATTTAAGAAAACATCAGTTTACGTAGCACAAAAGCGATTGAGCTTATAGCACAAATGACTGCTAATTGTCCTGGGAGTGGCTCTATGGTATAAATGGCTATTGCTTGAAATAAAGAATTTATCTCTGCTCCTAAACCAGTTGTATAGTACATGATGGTTAAATAAATAATACCTACTAAATGAATAACCATCAATCCTGCAAGACAACTAGCAACTAAAGAGGAAAATTTAACCAAGGTTTGATGAGCTAACCAGCCACAAAGCCAAGCACCAAAGATAAAACCAACAAGATAACCGAAATTAGGCTGTTGTAGATAGTTTAATCCTCCTCCATTGGTAAATAAAGGTAGCCCAGCTAATCCTAATGATACATAAGCTATTTGAGACAGTAAAGCAGCATTTCTACCCCCAACACAGGCAGTAAATAGTACTGCACCAATTTGATAACTAACTCCTAAAGTCTGAACTCCTAATCCTTCTGCCCACCAAGACCAAGGTGCTGCGATCGCAGAGGCTGGAATAAACGTTCCTCCAACTGTCAAAATTAAGCCTATAGCTGCCCATAATAATACTTCTGGTAGTAGAGGTACATAAGCTCGATTAGGTTTGTCTAATCTTAAATCTAGCTGGTCTCGTAACCATTTATTTTCTTGCTGTAAGCTATCTAAATTCTGCTGCTTTTGTCTGAGAAGTTGCCGTTGTTGCTCGATCATTGCTTTGACCGTTAGGGGAGTGGTATCCCATTCATAATTACTAATCTCAGAATTGGGTTTGGGTAGGTCTTTGAGGTCAGACATGGACTGAAAAAGGCTGTTTTGGGCATTTTCCAGTTTAACTTTTGATTTGCTATTTGTTATATTATTTAATCTGAAAATAGTTTTTAGTTATTAGTATATTAGTACTAGATAAGATGGAGATCTAACTGTTTCAAGGTGTCTTTTAACCCCGTATCCTCCTTATAAATTTTATTAATACCTAATTTCCCTGGGCTATATACTCTCTAAGACGGCGAATACGATCGCTATAACTTTTCATGACTTCTAAGGCAAACATTGGGGTTTGTTGTACGGCAAAAAGAAAATGACTACGGTCTAAATAAGCTAATTTGCAGTCGGTAAGAGCGATCGCCGTGGAAGTTCTACGACTGTCGAAATGTATTAGTGCGCCTTCTCCAAAGATGTCTCCTTGATGAATTGTTTCTAATATTTTGCCATTGACGATAATTTGTACTTCTCCTTCCACTAAACCATACATTACTGTTCCTTGATCACCTTCAGAAAAGATAGTTTCTCCCGCTTGCAATATTTTTGGTTGGGAAGTTGTTTGAAATATTTCAATGGTTTTTACTGGTGAGAGCATTTAGTTTTGTCTCCTGTTTATATCTATAGCTGTAAGACTATTAATAATTTTGAGACAAGTGTTTTCTTTGGTAAAGAGTTAATTAATAAATGGTTAAGTAATCCTTAATTATGTTCTTTGAGGACTAATTATTACTATCAAACCGATTATGCCACTGAAAATTAGTAAGATCGGAGTTAGCCAGTCTCCCCATTGTACATATAAGGTCTTGTTCTGACGGCGGTAGATAGTGGTACGATGTATCGCGTATTGATCTAATTGAGAAAGCCAATGAGTATTACCATGAGGATCGATAATTGCACTGTAGCCTGTATTAGCTGCCCTAGCTGCCCAGCGATCGCTCTCTATGGCACGCATCACATCATGGGCATGGTTTTGACTAGGCATTGTCTTGCTATAGTGGGCATTATTTGCTACTGTAATGATAAAATTACCCCCTTTTTGTGCCTGATATAAAAAGTTTTGTGGGAAAGCAGACTCGTAACAAATTGCCACAATTGCCCTACCAAAAGGAGTATCAAAGATTTGATTAGGTTTACCTGGGGCTAAATGGGCTTCTAGAGGGGATAGGCGATCAATAATTTTGCCCAAAATTGACTCAAAAGGAATGTATTCTCCCAAGGGAACAAGTTTATGTTTATCATAACGGCTATAGGTTTCTCCCTCACCAGTTAGGGTAAATAAACTATTGGTGTAGCTTTTGCCCTTTCTACCATTTGCTCCCACCCATACTGTTACTTGTTCTTTTTTTACTGTTTGATAGAAACTAGAATTATCAATTATATCTTCCCAATAAAAAGGTAATGCGCCTTCAGGGGTTAGGACTGCATCTACACCTTGTCTTGCTAATCTTTGATACCCTAAAGTGTAACCTGCGATCGCTTTTTGCCAACCTGCGGAATATAGTTTTATTTCGTTGGGTATATTACCTTGGATTATACCAATTTTTAAGGGACTTAAATTGTCTTTTGCTAGGGGAATTTGATATAAATAGTAACCGATTAAATGGCTAGTAATTAATAATATTAAAGGAGAAAATAGTAATAGTAATTTTGAGCGAACTTGCGATATATTCTGGCAATATATAATAGCTTCAGCGAGTAAACCATTAACAGCGATAATCAGCGCAGCTACTGTATTAACTCCTGATATTTTAATTAATTGTAAAATTATCAAATTATTAGGGCTTTGAGTATAAGCGATCGCTGGCCACCATAAAGGCGTATGACTCCAGAGGGTTTCTAAACCACACCATAATCCTACTCCAATTAAAACTCTAATTAAACAGCTTGGAATATTTTTATTGGTGATTTTTTGATTAATTAAACCCCAAATTAATGACCAACTAATTATTACACCAGCACCCCATAAGGTAATAAATATCCAGCAAAAAATTGCAATTAGTAAACTTGCTAACCAGGGTACACCCATCCAAGTCATGGGATGAATTCCAGTAATCCAAAATAAGGCTAATCCATCGTAGCCTACACCCCAAACTAAGCCTAAAATTATGATTTTCGAGAGGGACTTTTGCGCTCTAATTAAAATCCATAAAGGTACTAATGCTACCCAAGCCAGATACCAAGCATTGATAGGTGCTGGCGCAAAACCCATTAATATACCACTAAATAGCGCGAGCGCAATAGCTTGTTTGTTGGAAAGGATTGGCATTTATTTTTTAGGGTAGATTTGAGGAATATAAGTATTTTTAAATATATATTTTTTTGGTAATGAGTAGTTAATTGTATTGAAAATTATCTAGATATTTACTGCTAAAGTTATATTAAATATAAAGCAGGGGAGAGTATATTAAGAAATATATAATCCTGTTAATTTGTAATTTAGATAAATACAATTAAATATCAACTTGCAGGCACATTTTTAGGATAATAGATTATTAATTATTTCTATTTGATACTTTGTTATATAGCAGTTGCACCAAAGGTTTATACAATTGATATTAAGCTTGGCGAAAAGATGTTTATCCTTGTATCCTTGTATCCTAGAATGGGGAAGAATAAGGACAAAGAGATTTGACAAGATGTCCTAATACCAATTTTTAAAAGTAGCTGAAGAGATTAAAACTTTCAAATAATAGCATTCACTCTTCTTAAATGCCCTTCTCTCCTGACTCCTGACTCCTGAATTCCATTGTTCTACAAAGTCTCTCTTCCTAATCGAGAATTGATCTAATATACTATTTAATTGCTACACCTATTACTACTTATTTATTTAGTAAAATTTCTTGGCTATATCAATTTGAGGTAATATTTATTGGTTAATTTATATAAATGACATATCAAGAATAAATTTTATACCCAGAGAAGAATAATCCCTGGGTTTGTTCTATATTTTAGGTAAGCAGTATAATCAATCTTCAGTTAATCAATTATACTTTGCTGTACTGCTACAATATCTCGACCAACTTTAAGATAAGAATATCCTTTATCTGCCAGAACATTTCCACATTCTTCAATCTCTTGAGGCGAAAAATGAGTGTATTCAAAATTAATAATATCTGGTAATAAAGGTACTTGAAATGCCATCTTCATTATTTCATAATCAAATCCCTCGGCATCTATCTGTAATAAATTTATGTGCTGGATAGAATATTTTTCCAGTAGAGATTTAAATGCGATCGCCCTTACTTCTATAGATTCAATAAACTTCTCAATGTTTGGGATTAAGGGTTTATTTTTTAAAATGATATTAATATCAAAGCTGGGAAGTATCTTAACATATTCAGGTAGGGATTCATTGGGGATAACTTGATACATTGTCACCGTACCATCCGCCAAAGCGATCGCACAATTTTCTAATTTGAGACTGGGTACATTTTTATATGTTTGTGTAAGTTCTTGATACAAACTGGGGATAGGCTCAACTAAAACTCCTGACCAATTACCATTTTTAATAATAGGATATACTGGATCACTAGTAATCCCATCATTAGCCCCAATTTGAACAATAATAGGTTGAGAATTATTTTGAGGTAATTGTTTAACTAATAACTTCAACAGGTTAATATTATTTTCAGGGAAATTACGAATTTTCTGAATGTTATAACCCTTTTTCCAAAGTAACGATTGAACTGTATCTTTAAGCGATCTCATCTACAATATTGCGCAGATTAACTATTTTTTATAAGTGTAACAAATGCAGCAATTTTATATGGCGCGCTCGCGTATAAAGATGTAAATAATCTATAGTTAGAATATATTTTATAGCACTACAAAATTGGTTGAGAACAATTCGGGTAATTATTGGTTAATAGTCACATAGTAGATACGTGTGGGAAGTAGTTAAGAGTAGTAAATAAAGAGTAATAAGTAAAGAGTTAGGAGAAGCTAACAGCCAACAGCTAAAAAATGTCCCCTAATTATCTAGTATTACCAGCTTAACCAACAAACCTATTACATTCTTTCTAATACTTCAATTCCTAATAAGAATAAACCCAGTTTAATAGTTCTAGCAGTTAGATCAGCTAAAATTAAACGGGAAGTGCGTTGTGGTTCATCTGCTTGTAAAATTGGGCATTGATCATAAAATTGGTTAAATTTTTGACTTAACTCAAATAAATAAAGGCAAATACGGTTTGGTAATAAATCTTGCTCTACATCTCTCAGAATTTCTTCAAATTGCAGAATATGTTTAGCTAAACTTAATTCCGTTTCTTGCTCTAACACCATCTCCACATTATCTAATTGAGCAAAGTCTATCTCACCTTTACGACTAATTCCTTGTACCCTTACATAAGCATAAAGTAAATAAGGAGCAGTGTTACCCTTGAGGTCTAGCATTTTATCGTAACTAAACCTATAATCGGAGACACGATTATGACTGAGATCGGCGTATTTAACCGCACTAATGCCAATTACTTGCGCAGCATGGTTAATAAATTCTGCTGTTTCCTGACGATCTTCTTGAGCAAATCTAGTTTCTAAGTCAGTACGAACTCTGTCTATAGCTTCATTTAATAGATCTTGCAGTCGTATCGCTTCTCCTGAGCGAGTTTTAAGCTTTTTACCATCCTCTCCCAAAACTAAGCCAAATTCTGCGTGAACAAAGTCGTGATCTTCTGTAATCCAACCTGCGCGTTTACCTACTTGAAAAATTTGGGCAAAATGGTTATTTTGTTCTGAACCTACAGGATATATAACTCGTTGTACTTTGTCTTCTCTTACTCGATAACGAATGGCTGCTAAATCAGTAGTGGCATAGTTATATCCCCCGTCAGATTTTCTCACAATTAAAGGAAGAGGATTACCATCTCTATTAGTAAAGCCTTCGAGAAAGACACACATTGCACCTTCGCTGACTTCTAGGAGATTTAATTGCTCAAGTTCTTGTAAAGTGTCTG
Coding sequences:
- a CDS encoding methionine aminopeptidase, whose protein sequence is MGSEQITLLSSREIEKMRRAGALAAELLDFLTPMVKPGVSTKEINDAAEAWTQEKGAISAPLGYGPADNPFTASLCTSVNEVICHGIPNAKQILKDGDIINIDVTPIVDGYHGDTSRTFFVGTPSPKAKKLVEVTEECLRRGIAAVKPGARINDIGAAIQTYAEENGFSVVRDFVGHGISHIFHTAPQIPHYYDPRQKRKLKPGMVFTIEPMINEGTWEAVMLDDGWTAITKDGKLSAQFEHTIAVTQDGVDILTLNN
- a CDS encoding ribosomal protein L11 methyltransferase, which codes for MSNRWWEIVVKCEPVLEESVFWRLEKFGCSGTATEVKILENNENSDSQSNKDKQILIRTYIPEMNTQLLDLAALSLWLEQDAKLLEVSVPEAQWHLIDEEDWASGWKQYWQPTEIGDRFIIYPAWEIPEESEKLILRLDPGAAFGTGTHPTTQLCLESLEMRLYENAAVQTLADIGCGSGILSIGSILLGAKKVYAVDTDALAAKTCRSNCQLNQIDRDRLIVRDGSIEQLLEIGEALDGIICNILADTIVDLFPKFNQITHEKSWAILSGILLTQADQIADVVEQQGWTVAALWKRKDWCCFNIRRSEY
- the ftrC gene encoding ferredoxin--thioredoxin reductase catalytic chain gives rise to the protein MTTVEPASTSESFDKNLESMRKFAQKYAQRTTTYFCSDLSVTAAVIKGLAKHKEELGAPLCPCRHYEDKVAEVKKAYWNCPCVPMREEKKCHCMLFLTPDNAFAGETQSISIEEINQLCE
- a CDS encoding HlyD family secretion protein — protein: MNSSSNGNSEYLASNSKLHHDQDNGTNSASSVISVLIVDDQKMIREGLKALIKTEHELEIVGIAENGEDAVKQVELLRPNVVLMDMEMPGMNGMEATQIICQRFNDVKVLVLSTFDNPEYVSRSLGSGAMGYLLKGTPAKELTDAIRSVHRGYAQIGPGIYRNLTLPQLEEAGKLSLTSPLATRIKEVESRPERSYPPGELVTTNSSNQTAALVNRNPGGISPRKFEQTVILRRSPKWSRAIIWGVISVTTFSLIWAYFAKIEQVIATQGIIQPSDKLQEIQVPTNGVVQEVKVKEGQRVQKGDVLLVLDSTTSKAQVNSLDQVRKSLSEENKFYRDLMTGKIDSKNINSAIAKSEMSQAIVNLTRNRTALKEENELFNALLGRSDNNLNPEQNARLEASQADIQQRTAAARLEVEQLERQLEQNRIQLDDNRAQLATAKQNLAEIKQRNQEAMRQAQESLQIEQQTLKALLPVFAEGGIAKYQVDQQRQKVNDRNATIVNAQKEGNLERDRQQQEVTTLQAEIQRLLQEGQRLSLDISQAGQQLNNTTTLSKKELLDQIAENQKRLSEIDSQLNKTIVENDKRIAEIDSQMSNAQQNLKYQTIIAPVTGDVFDLRAYPGYVPPAGQAARPVLQIVPTEDLIAEVFITPQDIGFVKKGMNTDVRISAFNYSDYGDIKGKVEFISASALKPEPPYDFFRYVAKINLDQDYLNINGEKKYIQPGMEVQANIRINENRTVWDLFVGKFVGGIEKIKELE
- a CDS encoding BioY protein — encoded protein: MSDLKDLPKPNSEISNYEWDTTPLTVKAMIEQQRQLLRQKQQNLDSLQQENKWLRDQLDLRLDKPNRAYVPLLPEVLLWAAIGLILTVGGTFIPASAIAAPWSWWAEGLGVQTLGVSYQIGAVLFTACVGGRNAALLSQIAYVSLGLAGLPLFTNGGGLNYLQQPNFGYLVGFIFGAWLCGWLAHQTLVKFSSLVASCLAGLMVIHLVGIIYLTIMYYTTGLGAEINSLFQAIAIYTIEPLPGQLAVICAISSIAFVLRKLMFS
- a CDS encoding cyclic nucleotide-binding protein is translated as MLSPVKTIEIFQTTSQPKILQAGETIFSEGDQGTVMYGLVEGEVQIIVNGKILETIHQGDIFGEGALIHFDSRRTSTAIALTDCKLAYLDRSHFLFAVQQTPMFALEVMKSYSDRIRRLREYIAQGN
- a CDS encoding apolipoprotein N-acyltransferase, giving the protein MPILSNKQAIALALFSGILMGFAPAPINAWYLAWVALVPLWILIRAQKSLSKIIILGLVWGVGYDGLALFWITGIHPMTWMGVPWLASLLIAIFCWIFITLWGAGVIISWSLIWGLINQKITNKNIPSCLIRVLIGVGLWCGLETLWSHTPLWWPAIAYTQSPNNLIILQLIKISGVNTVAALIIAVNGLLAEAIIYCQNISQVRSKLLLLFSPLILLITSHLIGYYLYQIPLAKDNLSPLKIGIIQGNIPNEIKLYSAGWQKAIAGYTLGYQRLARQGVDAVLTPEGALPFYWEDIIDNSSFYQTVKKEQVTVWVGANGRKGKSYTNSLFTLTGEGETYSRYDKHKLVPLGEYIPFESILGKIIDRLSPLEAHLAPGKPNQIFDTPFGRAIVAICYESAFPQNFLYQAQKGGNFIITVANNAHYSKTMPSQNHAHDVMRAIESDRWAARAANTGYSAIIDPHGNTHWLSQLDQYAIHRTTIYRRQNKTLYVQWGDWLTPILLIFSGIIGLIVIISPQRT